The Brachyhypopomus gauderio isolate BG-103 chromosome 1, BGAUD_0.2, whole genome shotgun sequence genome includes a window with the following:
- the ipo9 gene encoding importin-9 yields MAGMSASGPGTISVAGPVQQGLKEALIETLTAILSPVQEVRAAAEEQIKVLEVTEEFGVHLAELTVDPQGALAIRQLASVILKQCVETHWCTQSEKFRPPETTERAKAAIRELLPGGLREPISKVRSSVAYAVSAIAHWDWPEAWPQLFTVLMDMLISGDVNAVHGAMRVLTEFTREVTDTQMPLVAPVILPEMYKIFTMAEVYSIRTRSRAVEIFTTCANLICAIEVFEKGAAKALIFPVVEQFTGAFVQALQMPDGPTSDSGLKMEVLKAVTALVKNFPKPMVSSMQQILPIVWNTLTESASFYVRTEVNYTEEVDDPVDSDGEVLGFENLVFSIFEFVHTLLDNNKFKSTVKKALPELIYYIILYMQITEDQIKVWTANPQQFVEDEDDDTFSYSVRISAQDLLLVVAAEFQNESAAALAAAATRHLQEAEQAKIAGSEHWWKVHEACMLALGSVKTIITENVKNGRVHFDMHGFLANVILADLNLATASPFLLGRALWAASRFTAAMSPDLIQQFLQATVSGLHESQPPSVRISAVRAIWGYCDQLKLSDSTHVLQPFLPSVLEGLVQLAAQFSSEVLTLVMETLCIVCTVDAAFTTSAESKICPLTIAVFLKYSNDPVVASLAQDIFKELAQIEACQSPMQMRLIPTLVSIMQAPTDKIPSGLCATAIDILTTVVRNTKPPLSEVLVCQAFPAVAQCTLRTDDNTTMQNGGECLRAYVSVALEQVGRWRDEHGHSGLWYVMQVVSQLLDPRTSEFTAAFVGRLVSTLIARAGTQLGDQLDQVLRAILSKMQQAETLSVMQSLIMVFAHLVHSQLEPLLEFLSSLPGPTGKPALEFVMTEWMSRQHLFYGQYEGKVSAIALCKLLQHGLNTNDKRLQDIVVKGEEIFNPDEGIRTRSKSAKNPERWTNIPLLVKIFKLIVNELSSVVEANANRATPADWSQDSGGMWEDQEEDEEEEEEEGLEGQLLSDLISSNKYDDDYYEDDDEDDPDALKDPIYQIDLQAYLTDFLTQFAQQPCYAMFSGHLNDSERRVLQSIGI; encoded by the exons ATGGCGGGTATGAGTGCTTCAGGTCCCGGCACAATTTCAGTCGCTGGTCCTGTTCAGCAAGGTCTGAAAGAGGCCTTAATTGAGACACTAACGGCAATCCTCTCCCCGGTTCAAGAAGTGCGTGCCGCGGCAGAGGAGCAGATTAAAGTGCTGGAAGTGACGGAAG AGTTTGGAGTTCATCTTGCAGAGCTCACTGTTGATCCCCAGGGGGCGCTAGCTATTCGCCAG CTTGCCTCTGTCATCCTGAAGCAGTGTGTTGAGACCCACTGGTGCACTCAGTCAGAGAAGTTCAGACCTCCCGAGACGACTGAGAGG GCTAAAGCAGCTATTCGTGAGCTCCTCCCCGGGGGCCTGCGGGAGCCCATCAGTAAGGTGCGCTCCAGCGTGGCCTATGCCGTGTCTGCCATCGCCCACTGGGACTGGCCGGAGGCATGGCCACAGCTCTTCACCGTCCTCATGGACATGCTGATCAGCGGCGACGTCAACGCCGTGCACGGCGCCATGCGAGTACTCACAG AGTTCACTCGAGAAGTGACCGACACCCAGATGCCACTGGTCGCACCAGTCATATTGCCAGAGATGTACAAAATATTCACTATGGCAGAG GTTTACAGCATTCGCACCCGTTCTCGAGCAGTCGAGATCTTTACAACGTGTGCCAACCTTATCTGCGCTATTGAGGTCTTTGAGAAG GGTGCTGCCAAAGCCCTCATTTTCCCTGTGGTGGAGCAGTTCACCGGAGCGTTTGTGCAGGCGCTGCAGATGCCAGACGGACCCACGTCCGACAGCGGCCTCAAGATGGAAGTCCTCAAA GCAGTGACTGCCCTGGTGAAGAACTTCCCCAAGCCCATGGTGTCCTCCATGCAGCAGATATTACCCATAGTGTGGAATACGCTGACCGAAAGCGCCTCTTT TTATGTGAGAACAGAAGTCAACTACACTGAAGAAGTAGACGATCCTGTTGATTCGGACG gGGAAGTGCTGGGCTTTGAGAACCTTGTCTTCAGCATCTTTGAGTTTGTCCACACACTTCTGGATAACAACAAGTTTAAGAGCACCGTGAAGAAAGCTCTTCCTGAACTAATCTATTACATCATCCTCTACATGCAGATTACAGAGGATCAG ATTAAAGTGTGGACTGCCAACCCTCAGCAGTTTGTtgaggatgaagatgatgacACCTTTTCTTATTCAGTCCGAATATCAGCGCAAGATTTGTTGCTG GTGGTGGCAGCAGAGTTCCAGAACGAGAGTGCTGCTGCTTTAGCTGCAGCTGCTACCAGACACCTCCAGGAAGCGGAGCAGGCAAAGATTGCTGGCTCGGAGCACTG GTGGAAGGTCCACGAAGCGTGCATGCTGGCTCTGGGCTCGGTGAAGACCATCATTACGGAGAATGTGAAGAATGGCCGCGTCCACTTCGACATGCATGGCTTCCTGGCCAACGTCATCCTCGCAGATCTCAATCTTGCAA CGGCATCGCCGTTCCTGCTGGGCCGCGCTCTCTGGGCGGCCAGCCGCTTCACGGCGGCCATGTCCCCCGACCTCATCCAGCAGTTCCTCCAGGCCACGGTGAGCGGCCTGCATGAGAGCCAGCCTCCGTCCGTCCGGATCTCCGCCGTGCGGGCCATCTGGGG GTACTGTGACCAGCTGAAGTTGTCAGACAGTACCCACGTCCTGCAGCCGTTCCTGCCCAGTGTCTTGGAAGGCCTGGTGCAACTGGCTGCTCAGTTCAGCTCCGAGGTGCTAACCTTGGTCATGGAGACCCTGTGCATCGTGTGCACGGTGGACGCCGCTTTCACCACCAGTGCCGAGAGCAAGATATGCCCCCTCACCATCGCCGTCTTCCTCAAGTACAGCAACG ACCCTGTGGTGGCGTCTTTGGCGCAGGACATCTTTAAGGAGCTGGCGCAGATCGAGGCCTGTCAGAGCCCCATGCAGATGCGCCTCATCCCCACGCTCGTCAGCATCATGCAGGCGCCCACGGACAAGATCCCCTCGGGCCTCTGTGCT ACAGCCATAGACATCCTGACCACTGTCGTTCGGAACACCAAGCCCCCTCTGTCCGAGGTGCTGGTGTGCCAGGCCTTTCCTGCTGTAGCTCAGTGCACGCTTCGCACAGACGACAACACCACCATGCAG AATGGAGGCGAGTGTTTACGGGCGTACGTGTCTGTGGCGCTGGAGCAGGTGGGGCGTTGGCGGGATGAGCATGGCCACAGCGGTCTGTGGTATGTCATGCAGGTAGTCAGCCAACTGCTGGACCCGCGCACGTCCGAGTTCACCGCTGCCTTCGTGGGCCGCCTGGTCTCCACACTTATCGCCCGGGCAGGCACCCAGCTGGGCGACCAACTGGACCAGGTGTTGAGAGCCATCCTCAGCAAGATGCAACAAGCTGAAACCCTCAGTGTCATGCAG TCTCTGATCATGGTGTTTGCTCACCTGGTCCACTCTCAGCTCGAACCTCTGCTGGAGTTCCTGTCAAGTCTGCCCGGTCCTACTGGGAAACCCGCTCTGGAGTTCGTCATGACCGAATGGATGAGTCGCCAGCATCTTTTCTACGGACAGTATGAAGGCAAAGTCAG TGCTATAGCCTTGTGTAAGCTCCTTCAACACGGTCTTAATACCAACGATAAACGCCTGCAAGATATTGTAGTGAAAGGAGAGGAAATCTTTAACCCAGATGAAGGAATTCGTACACGATCCAAATCTGCCAAAA ATCCAGAGCGGTGGACCAACATTCCTTTGCTGGTGAAGATATTTAAACTCATTGTAAACGAACTGTCCTCAGTAGTGGAGGCCAATGCAAATAGAGCAACCCCTGCAGACTGGAGTCAAG ATTCGGGAGGAATGTGGGAAGATCaagaagaggatgaggaggaagaggaggaggaagggctAGAAGGGCAGCTTCTTTCTGATCTTATATCCTCTAACAAATATG ATGATGATTAttatgaagatgatgatgaagatgacccAGATGCTTTAAAGGATCCTATATATCAAATTGACCTTCAG GCCTATCTGACTGACTTCCTCACCCAGTTTGCTCAGCAGCCGTGTTACGCCATGTTCTCTGGCCATCTCAATGACTCTGAGAGGAGAGTCTTGCAGTCCATCGGTATCTAA